Genomic DNA from Edaphobacter lichenicola:
AATCTCCGGGTAAAACTGGATTGCCCGTTCCAGCACAGCCACGCCTTCGGGGGAATCACCCGATCTTGAAAACGAGATCCAGAGATAGTTTCGCCCTGGGACAATGTAATCCTCGAGGTTAGGCAGCAAATCAGTACTGGGACAGGCCAGCACTTCGCACCCCCAACTCTGCCGCAACAGAAGAGTGAGAGCCTGCCCTATATAGTCGGAGGTTCCTGCGCCAACAAGAATAACGACCGGCCTCTTCTCGACTGGTCCGCGCAAGCCGATCTGGTCAAGAAAACTACAGATCTGTTCTTGATTCTCTTGAAAGATGCCCAGCGTCGTCTCCCAAGTGTCTGGTTGCTGCGCAATCTCTCGTGGCGTAAATACCAGGCCTAGTGCCTGTTGCTTCTCTGCCGGCATTTTGACAAAACTGGATAGGGTGGCCATTGGTTTCCTTTACAAGCTATAATCTACACCGTATTCCAGTAAATGGAAACAAAAAGATGGTAATCATAATAAGCGCACCTCTCAGTGCCATAAGAAACCAGGAAAGAGGCTCCGTTGGCAAATATCTCTTCAGGGGAAGCAAAAAAGCGCTTTGACATCACAATTGCGGGTGAGACGAATCTCGACCTCATCCTCTATGGCCTGCCTGAAGTAATGCCCACGGAGCGTGAGTTGCTCGCATCCGATTTCAAGATCACCTTGGGCGGCTCCTCGTCCATCCTGGCGCACAATTTAGCCATGCTGGGTAGTCGAGTCGGCTTTATCTCCCAGGTCGGTACCGACGAGCTTGGACAAATCGCACTCGCACGCCTTGTAGAAAGCGGCGCGGACCTCTTGCTAGTGCCTTCTCGAGAAAATACGAGTACTGGAGTAACGATTCTGTTGCCACACGGCGCGCATCGTCATATCTTGACCAATCCCGGTACCATGGCTGAGATGAAAGTTGCCGATCTCGATATGGCTTATCTCACATCCGCTCGGCACTTTCACCTCTCCTCTCTCTTTCTGCAGACTGGGCTCCAACCCGATCTGCCGCAACTATTTGCTGATTTGAAGAACGCAGGCCTGACACTCTCGCTCGACACCAACGACGACCCCAGCGACCAATGGTCCGGTGTTCTGGATCAGCTCCTGGATAGCATCGACCTTCTGCTACCTAACGAGGATGAGATCAAGCGCATCACGCGCACCGCCACTCTCGAACAGGCTCTCGATGCTCTGTCGGAACGCGTGCCGCTCATCGTCGTAAAGTGCGGCTCTCGCGGCGCTGTCGTGCAGCAGGGTAGAAGCCGGCAGCGGGTTCCGTCGCTCCAGGTACAGCCTGTAGATACTATCGGTGCTGGCGACAGCTTCAATGCAGGCTTCCTGAGCTCTTATCTCACTGGCAAAGATCCGCTCCGCGCTGCAGCAATGGGAAACGTTGCAGGAGCCCTCTCAACGTTGAAAACAGGAGGTACCGAAGCGTACAGGGACGCTACGCTCCGCGAAAAATTTTTAGCAGAGCACCCGATCGTGTAGAAGACGAAATCTCGCAAAGAGGGGACTGGAAGATGAGCCCGGTGATTCAAAAGACACGAAACAAGTAGAAGCTATTTAGTATTTCGATTTATATTCTTTATGTTGTTCCGGGGCGGAGTGGGCGAGGAGAAGGGCATGTCGCAACAGAACGAAGACAAGTTTATCGCGATGGTTACGGCAAAGGCAGATGTCACACTTCCGCTCAGCGACTTCCATCCCAGATCGATGCTCACCACACCGATCCACGAGATCACGCATCCCCGTTATCCCGTAATCGACTACCACAACCATCTGGACGCACAAGACCCGGAGCACGTACTGCGGATCATGGATGCCTGTGGCATCGAGCACATCGTCAATATCACGATGAAGGTTGGTGACGAGGCTCTGAGAATGATCGATCGCTACCATCAGGCTTCCCCGGCACGCTTCTCGACGATTGGCTGGATGGATTGGACCGGTGTAGAGCGTAACGATTTCATCGCTCTCAGCCTGGAGCGTCTGGAGCGTCTGGTGGAGCGCGGAGCCATTGGCTTCAAGTTCTGGAAGGACCTGGGACTTACCATCCGTGACGTATCGGGCGAGCTGCTGCAGGTCGACGACGAACGACTCGCCCCGATCTTCGAAAGGTGCGGCGAACTGGGCATTCCGGTCATGGTTCACATCGGCGATCCCGAGGCCTTCTTCCTGCCCATCGATGCGAACAACGAACGCTTTGAGGAGCTCTCAGCCCATCCCGATTGGAGCTTTTACGGAGCAACCTTCAGCAAGCATCAGTTACTGGAGCAGCGCGACCGCGTCTTCAGGAGGCACCCCAAAACCACCTTCGTAGCCGCGCATGTGGCCGAAAACGGAGAAGATCTGCAACGCGTAACCGCCATGCTCAATGCCAATCCAAACGTTCTAGTCGATATCAGTGCACGCGCGTCGGAGCTGGGGCGTCAGCCTTTCTCGGCACGCAGGTTCTTCTTGCGCTTTGCGGACCGCATCCTCTTCGGCGCCGACCTCGTGCCGGATATCGAGATGTACCGCCTCTACTACCGATTCCTCGAAACAGAAGATGAGTACTTTGAGTACCCGACACATGCCTCCAGGCAGGGTCGCTGGAATATTTGCGGCATGAATCTCCCCGATGACGTCCTGCGCAAAGTCTATCGGGAAAATGCGCTGCGCCTGCTCCCATCCAACCGTGCGCGGATCTGATCTCACGCCCAACCTATATTGGAATAGTTATGATGTCCCAGTAGAACCTCCGAACAAAACCACTTTGCGGCGCATGGGCTTCTTCCAATCTTCTTTTGGCCCGCGAGAATGGAATCTATGATCTCCGGCCCCACCCAGTTATCCGTCAGCCAGCGCCGATACAGCGCATTGCTTCTGGTGGTTGCAGGTCTAGGTGGCCTGCTCTACGGCGTAGATGTGGGCATCATCGGAGGCGCCCTCCCTTATCTTGAGGCAACCTCAGGCCTTACCGCCGGGCAGCTCTCTGTCATCGTTGCAGCGGTACTGCTCGGCAGCGTCATCTCCACCTTGTTTGCCGGTCTGCTCGCCGACTGGATGGGCCGCAAACCTTTAATGCTCCTGAGCGGCGGCATCTTCGTCATCAGTATCCCCGTCATCGCCATCTCCTCCGGCTACGAATCGCTGTTTTTCGGACGGCTGCTCCAGGGCGTCAGCGGAGGACTCATCGGCGTGGTGGTTCCGCTCTACCTCGCCGAGTGCCTCCCATCGTCGACTCGCGGCAAGGGCACCGGTATCTTCCAATGGTTCCTCACCTTGGGCATCGTTGGCGCGGCAGTGATCGGCATCTATTACAGCTACCGCGTTCAGGCCGTGGCGCAGGCCTCGGACCCGGCGACTTTGTTCCACTTCAAAGACCAGGCATGGCGGCGCATCTTCTGGGTCTCTCTTCCGCCCGGAGTTCTCTTTGTTCTTGGCACGTTGTTCGTACAGGAATCCCCTCGCTGGCTCTTTCGCCGCGGCCACAGAGATCGCGCTCTCGTTGCGCTCCGTCGCTCCCATCCTACCCATGTCGCACAGGCCGAACTCGACACGATGCAGCAAGTCACCATCACGTCTACAGAAAAGACCTCCTCGAAAGCGGCCGTCCACGACACCATCTTTCGTCGCCGTTATATGATCCCTTTCCTGCTGGCCTGCGTCATTCTCTTCTGCAATACAGCGACAGGAGTCAATTCGATCATTAGCTATAACACCGGCATCCTCCTGCAGAGCGGTCTCTCCGATCTCAGTGCGCACTGGGGGTATGTCCTCTTCACCGCGGTAAACTTTCTCATTACCGCGGTGGGCATGTCTCTGGTCGATCGCAAGGGCCGTCGGTTCCTTCTCATTCTTGGTACAACCGGTGTCATCGCCTCTCTGATCACAGTCGGCACCCTCTTTCTGCGAACCGAAAGATCAAACCTTGAGTGCCGCACCGCCGTGCAAGCTCTTGTCAGCCCGCAACAGGACCTATCTCTTGCCTTCAACCGGGCCGAGGCCAGCAGACTTTTGCAGGCGAGCGGTTACAACGAGGATCAGTTCAACGACAGCAATACCTCTCTCGCTGTCATCTACTCCTATGGCGGGTTCAGTGCCGCAACCACCTTTGTACGCTCCGACGACGCCGCAGCAGCCCCCATTCACATCACCCGCGAAAGCTGCGTGCCTGCCAACCGGATCGAAGCCTTCTTCAAAAATCCCTTCGCGGATCTGGCTGCTGCTCAGACAGCGCCTCTCAAGATCCAGCGAGCCCTGATCAACCGTGTCCCTGCCACCAGGCATGGATGGCTGGTGGCCCTTGGCCTCTATGCCTTCATGGCGTTTTATGCTGTAGGCCCCGGGGTATGCGTCTGGCTGGCCCTGTCGGAGCTAATGCCCACCCGCATTCGTTCGGTAGGCATGAGCATCGCTCTCGTCATCAATCAGATGGTCTCGACCACGCTTGCTGTCCTCTTCCTGCCCGTCGTCAGCAAGTACGGCTACTCCACCATGTTCTTTATCTTTGCTGCCTTCACCGTCATATACTTCCTCACCGCAACCTTCCTCCTGCCCGAAACCAAAGGCAAAACTCTGGAAGAGATCGAGCAGCACTTCGAGGGAGTAAGAAAAATATAAGCCGCAGCAGTCCCTCTGAAGACCCGTTCCCACCGATCGCATGCGCATTACGTAGCGGCTCCGGCTGCAATCAAGCCCGACCTTCTGTGGATAGGGAGCATTTTTCAGCATTCAGCCGGTTCGTCTCTTCAAACCCCGGCTCGGGCCTTTGTCGTATTCTCGTAGTCATAAACACATGGTCAAGGAGGATACATGTCTGAAGAGGATTTGAGAGCAGAGCTCGAGCGCCTGCGAGCAGAGAACGATCAACTGAAGAACAAGGCTGTGCGTGGGCTGAGTCTCAAGGTCAGCGAGAAGGGCGGATTGTCCCTCTACGGAGTCGGTAGATTTCCTGTGACTCTGTATAAGGAGCAATGGCGCAAGATCCTCGCAATGGCACCTGAGATCGAAGACTTCATCGTAAAGAACGACAGCCTGCTCAAGACCAAAGAATAGGCGCGTCTTCAGGCGCGGCTCACCGGGCCCCTTCCATTGGTAACCCGGTGAGCGGCCAGTGATCGACCAGAGCTCCCACGTTAGCTTCAACGCTAACCCCCGCTGAAGTAGCGGCGGTCACTCCAACATTCCATCCATCCAACGCGACCAGGGCGTCCTCTCCCTTTAGATCCGCAGCCGCAGCTTCAATCGTGATCGTCCTTGTCTCGTTCGGCAGCAGAGACACATAGTTGTCGCTGTAATAAACGGGCAGCACTCGTTCTCCCGAGCGCTTGCGCCGCAGCTGCAGGTGAGTCATCAGCGCAATTCCTTTCCCTGTATTTTGCAGCGTGACCGTGACGAAGACCTTGCCCTCCGTCTCGCGGCGAACCACCGAAGCCCCAAGCGTCACCACGGGCAAACTGCCCAACGCTTTGAGATCATTCTGATGCTCCGGCAGCCCACGCCAGTAGAAGTTCTCCGAGATCAGTTTCCCCGTCGCATCGCGCAGCTCAAGCTTCACAAAGTGAACCGCCGAAAGGGTTGAAGGCCACTCCACGCTTCCAAGCGTCGTTGCCAGGCTCGGTGCAGCCGACACTTCAAAGTCGTGTTGATACTGCACTGCCCCATCCAGGTTGTAGATCGCCAGGTGAGCATGCGCACTCTCCAGCGGAGTATCCAGATTATTGATCACCTGGACCTCGCCATTCGCCTCATTCAGCTGAATATGAATCGGCTCGGCCGCCTTCTTCACCGCAAACAAAGCTGAGTTAGGCTCAAGATCGTGGTGGTAAAGCTGCCACACAAAGCTGGGCTGCGCAGGATTGCTCATCCACGTAATCACTCCCGTCGTCGGATGAAACAGCTTCGCATTGCGCCCCTCGTACATCGCGCGAAACGCCTCATAGTTCGCCAGCTGCGACTTCCTCACAAAGTCCGCGAGGTTCGCCACCTTGCCATACCGATCCGCAATAATCGCCGGATATTTGTCGCCATCCGCCGCGCCCTTGGCAAAGTCATGCTGCGCCCAGTCGTCGTTGATCGTCTCCCAGTCTTTCTCCGGCATCATTCCGTGAATTGACTCCAGCGTCGGCACCGACATGCTTCCAATCTCTGTCTTGAACGCCTCGTCATAAACATAGAACTCCCGCGGCGTCCTCCAGTGATACGGCCCATGCGAGTTGACCCCGCGCCCATCAGCCGAGTTCGCCTGATACAACCTCGTCGGCTCCAGCTCAGTCATCAAAACGCGCAGCGCATCGTCAATCGTCTTCGGCGGATATCCTTCATTCCGCGCACACCACAAAACAATTGCGGCATGATTGCGAAACCGCAGAATCTTGTCGCGCACATTTGCCATGTACGTATCAAAATCATCCGGATCAGGTCCATCCGAAGGATTCGGCTGAAAAAACTCATCCCACACCAGAATCCCGTACTTGTCGCACAGCTCATAAAAATCTTCGCTCGTGCTCTGCCCCACCCAGTTGCGAATCATGTTCATATTCGCGATCTGGTGCATCCGAATCTGCGCCTCGAGCCGCTCCCGCGGATTGCGCTTCATCGCTTCATCCAGACCCCAGTTCCCCCCACGAATAAACACGCGAACCCCATTCACCGAGATCGTCAGGTTCTCCGAATCAGGCACCGCATACGTAAACTTGCGAACGCCGAAGCTTACATCCTTATCGTCCGACGCCTTCCCATCCACCTCAAAACTCAAATGCAGCTTATACAGATTCTGCGGCCCATATCCATTCGGCCACCACAGCTTCGGATGCTCCACATGCATCGCCGGCGTGTTCTTCGGATCGACCGTAACCATCTGCGAACTATGCGCCGCCACTTCCACGCTCTGCTCGAACGTCACATCCCCAAAGCTTCCCTTCAACACGCCCTTCTGTGGGGCATCCGTCACATTCTCCACTCGCGCCTGCACCGAGACATCAGCCGTATCCGTCTTAGGCAAGGGAAGATCCGTCGTCACCAGCGGATCTTTAATCACCACCGGCCCACTCGCCGAGAGGAACACCTTCTGCCAGATGCCCGTATCCCGGTCCCTCATCGCCGGAATCCAGTCCCAGCCAATCGTCGAAAGAAACGTCGGCCCATCGATCGCGGTGATGCCGCCGTTCGTGCCCACGCCATCTCGAATCGTATGTTCATGTGGCACGCCCGGATGAGGCTGCGGCGACACCAGCACCGCCAGAACCGCCTGCTTCCCAGGCTTCACCGCGGGCGAGATATCAAAGATCCCCCGCTTGAACGCGCCCTTCATCGTGCCAACCTGCGTCCCGTTCACCCACACCTGTGCTGAAAAATTAATCCCCTCAAGGTTCAGCCACACATGCCTCCCGGCGTACGTCTTCGGCACCTCAAAGACCGTGCGATACCAGTACGGCGTGCGCGCAAGGCTGTCAGGAATCTTGTCGGGGCGGCTATTCTCCCCATACAAAGGCTCCCGGTAGACGCCTGCATTCACCAGGCTCGTCAGCACCGTCCCAGGCACCGTCGCGGAGTACCAGCCCTGCGGTTTAAACTTCGCCGAAGCGATCGCATCCCCGGTCTGCGTCACCTTCGCCGCATCCTGCAGCTGCCAGCCAGCCGACAGAGTCACAGCCTCAGGAAGTGACGAACTAGCTGCCAAAGCCACCGAACCTAACCCCACCGAACCTGCTGCAAACAACAGCACCAACGCCGATCCCCAGACTCTCATTCGCATTCAACCCACACCTTTGATCGCTGATCTCAAAATTTTTCGGACGCGAAAACCGCACCGCGCCAGACATAGAAACCCTACACGATCATCACGCAAAGGTCACACCTTCAGCCTCATCGTTGAACTGTCGTCTCTGCCTTCGTCAACTTCTCGGAGACCTGCGCCGGCGTAGGCAGTTGCGATCGATCCCATCCTCCACCCAGCGCCTCGATCAACTGTACCGAAGCGGTCATCGCCTGCACTCGCAGAGTCGCGACCGACTGCCTGTCCGTCAGCAACGTCGTCTGCGCCGTCACCAGGTTCACGTAAGGATCGATGCCCGTCTGGTACCGCGCCGTCTCGAGCGTCACAAACTCCTCCGCCGACTTCACCGCCTCCTGTTGCTGTAACTGCTGCTGCGAAAGAATACGCACGGAAGCAAGCGCATCCTCCACCTGCTGAAACCCCGTAAGAACGGTCTGCCGGTAGCTCGCGACATCAGCGTTATATACCTCCACAAACTGATTTACCGTGGCCCGCCGCAACCCAGCGTCGAAGACCGTCTCGCTCACCGTAGGCCCGATCGACCAGAACCGGCTCGGCCAATCAAAAAGATGTTTGAAGGTCGAGCTCTCGAATCCACCCGAAGCGCTCAACGTCAGATTCGGATAGTACGCCGCGGTCGCAATACCAATCTGGGCATTAGCAGCCGCCATGTTTCGCTCCGAAGCAGCAATATCAGGTCGCCTTTCCAGCAACGCCGACGGCAACCCAATCGGTATCGGTGGAGGAGTCACGCTCGAAGCCTTCACCGGAATAGAAAAAGTCGAAGCATTGGCCCCCACCAGCAGCGCAATCGCATTCTCATATTGTGCGCGCGCCACGCCAAGATTGATCGCCTGCGACTGCACATTCTGCAGTGTGTTCTGCGCCTCCACCACCGAAATCCGATCGCCAACGCCGGTCTCGTACTGCGCCTGTGTCAACTCCAGCGCCCTCTTATCTGCCTCCACCGTGTCCTCCAGAATCGCCTGCAGCGCATCCTGACCGCGAATCTCAAAGAAGAACGTAGCAAGACTCGCCTGCTCGGTCAGCTTCTCATTCTCAAGATCGGCGGCACTCAACTGCGCGTTGAACTGCTGTTCGTGAATCGTGCTGCGAACTCTGCCCCAAAGATCCGGCTCCCACGAAATCGAAGCAGGCAGAGAGCCGACAGAGTTCGTTGAGCCCGTGTTGGCTTGCGACGAACGTCCCAGATTCGCTGAGGACTTGGAACGGGTATACGACGGCCCCACAGAAGCAGTCGGATAAAGCTGCGAACGTGCCTGCGCCACAAGAGCACGCGCCTCCATGAAGTTCGCGAAGAACTGTTTGATGTTCTGGTTGTCGATATTCAACCGCTCTTCCAGCGCATTCAACTCCGGATCCCCGTAGATCTCCCACCACTTCCCATGCAGCATCGCATCCTGCGGTTGTGCCACCTTCCAGCCGTCCGTATCCTGAAACTGCGTCGGCGACTCCTTGTAAATCGTTGGCGGCCCCTGCGCAACGGCGGGCGGCGTGTGGTACTTAGGCCCCACCATACATCCGGTCAACAAAAGCGCCGTCAACGCCGGGCAAATCGCGATGGTGAATCGAAGGT
This window encodes:
- a CDS encoding carbohydrate kinase family protein, yielding MANISSGEAKKRFDITIAGETNLDLILYGLPEVMPTERELLASDFKITLGGSSSILAHNLAMLGSRVGFISQVGTDELGQIALARLVESGADLLLVPSRENTSTGVTILLPHGAHRHILTNPGTMAEMKVADLDMAYLTSARHFHLSSLFLQTGLQPDLPQLFADLKNAGLTLSLDTNDDPSDQWSGVLDQLLDSIDLLLPNEDEIKRITRTATLEQALDALSERVPLIVVKCGSRGAVVQQGRSRQRVPSLQVQPVDTIGAGDSFNAGFLSSYLTGKDPLRAAAMGNVAGALSTLKTGGTEAYRDATLREKFLAEHPIV
- a CDS encoding amidohydrolase family protein, with the translated sequence MSQQNEDKFIAMVTAKADVTLPLSDFHPRSMLTTPIHEITHPRYPVIDYHNHLDAQDPEHVLRIMDACGIEHIVNITMKVGDEALRMIDRYHQASPARFSTIGWMDWTGVERNDFIALSLERLERLVERGAIGFKFWKDLGLTIRDVSGELLQVDDERLAPIFERCGELGIPVMVHIGDPEAFFLPIDANNERFEELSAHPDWSFYGATFSKHQLLEQRDRVFRRHPKTTFVAAHVAENGEDLQRVTAMLNANPNVLVDISARASELGRQPFSARRFFLRFADRILFGADLVPDIEMYRLYYRFLETEDEYFEYPTHASRQGRWNICGMNLPDDVLRKVYRENALRLLPSNRARI
- a CDS encoding MFS transporter → MESMISGPTQLSVSQRRYSALLLVVAGLGGLLYGVDVGIIGGALPYLEATSGLTAGQLSVIVAAVLLGSVISTLFAGLLADWMGRKPLMLLSGGIFVISIPVIAISSGYESLFFGRLLQGVSGGLIGVVVPLYLAECLPSSTRGKGTGIFQWFLTLGIVGAAVIGIYYSYRVQAVAQASDPATLFHFKDQAWRRIFWVSLPPGVLFVLGTLFVQESPRWLFRRGHRDRALVALRRSHPTHVAQAELDTMQQVTITSTEKTSSKAAVHDTIFRRRYMIPFLLACVILFCNTATGVNSIISYNTGILLQSGLSDLSAHWGYVLFTAVNFLITAVGMSLVDRKGRRFLLILGTTGVIASLITVGTLFLRTERSNLECRTAVQALVSPQQDLSLAFNRAEASRLLQASGYNEDQFNDSNTSLAVIYSYGGFSAATTFVRSDDAAAAPIHITRESCVPANRIEAFFKNPFADLAAAQTAPLKIQRALINRVPATRHGWLVALGLYAFMAFYAVGPGVCVWLALSELMPTRIRSVGMSIALVINQMVSTTLAVLFLPVVSKYGYSTMFFIFAAFTVIYFLTATFLLPETKGKTLEEIEQHFEGVRKI
- a CDS encoding glycoside hydrolase family 2 protein; amino-acid sequence: MRMRVWGSALVLLFAAGSVGLGSVALAASSSLPEAVTLSAGWQLQDAAKVTQTGDAIASAKFKPQGWYSATVPGTVLTSLVNAGVYREPLYGENSRPDKIPDSLARTPYWYRTVFEVPKTYAGRHVWLNLEGINFSAQVWVNGTQVGTMKGAFKRGIFDISPAVKPGKQAVLAVLVSPQPHPGVPHEHTIRDGVGTNGGITAIDGPTFLSTIGWDWIPAMRDRDTGIWQKVFLSASGPVVIKDPLVTTDLPLPKTDTADVSVQARVENVTDAPQKGVLKGSFGDVTFEQSVEVAAHSSQMVTVDPKNTPAMHVEHPKLWWPNGYGPQNLYKLHLSFEVDGKASDDKDVSFGVRKFTYAVPDSENLTISVNGVRVFIRGGNWGLDEAMKRNPRERLEAQIRMHQIANMNMIRNWVGQSTSEDFYELCDKYGILVWDEFFQPNPSDGPDPDDFDTYMANVRDKILRFRNHAAIVLWCARNEGYPPKTIDDALRVLMTELEPTRLYQANSADGRGVNSHGPYHWRTPREFYVYDEAFKTEIGSMSVPTLESIHGMMPEKDWETINDDWAQHDFAKGAADGDKYPAIIADRYGKVANLADFVRKSQLANYEAFRAMYEGRNAKLFHPTTGVITWMSNPAQPSFVWQLYHHDLEPNSALFAVKKAAEPIHIQLNEANGEVQVINNLDTPLESAHAHLAIYNLDGAVQYQHDFEVSAAPSLATTLGSVEWPSTLSAVHFVKLELRDATGKLISENFYWRGLPEHQNDLKALGSLPVVTLGASVVRRETEGKVFVTVTLQNTGKGIALMTHLQLRRKRSGERVLPVYYSDNYVSLLPNETRTITIEAAAADLKGEDALVALDGWNVGVTAATSAGVSVEANVGALVDHWPLTGLPMEGAR
- a CDS encoding efflux transporter outer membrane subunit — translated: MTNLRFTIAICPALTALLLTGCMVGPKYHTPPAVAQGPPTIYKESPTQFQDTDGWKVAQPQDAMLHGKWWEIYGDPELNALEERLNIDNQNIKQFFANFMEARALVAQARSQLYPTASVGPSYTRSKSSANLGRSSQANTGSTNSVGSLPASISWEPDLWGRVRSTIHEQQFNAQLSAADLENEKLTEQASLATFFFEIRGQDALQAILEDTVEADKRALELTQAQYETGVGDRISVVEAQNTLQNVQSQAINLGVARAQYENAIALLVGANASTFSIPVKASSVTPPPIPIGLPSALLERRPDIAASERNMAAANAQIGIATAAYYPNLTLSASGGFESSTFKHLFDWPSRFWSIGPTVSETVFDAGLRRATVNQFVEVYNADVASYRQTVLTGFQQVEDALASVRILSQQQLQQQEAVKSAEEFVTLETARYQTGIDPYVNLVTAQTTLLTDRQSVATLRVQAMTASVQLIEALGGGWDRSQLPTPAQVSEKLTKAETTVQR